In uncultured Fibrobacter sp., the following are encoded in one genomic region:
- a CDS encoding 3-isopropylmalate dehydratase small subunit 2: MNSIDIVKGSGVPVRGNDIDTDRIIPARFLKCVTFEGLGDNAFADDIAGLAAQGKVHPFRDPAYKNGSILVSNQNFGCGSSREHAPQALKRWGIRAIIAESYSEIFFGNCVAIGVPCYKVSHEVADKILAWIEAHPSEELVTSTESRTLKMGDETIELTLADGPRGQFLDGSWHARSALMANADKVQELAKKLPYMQFLK; this comes from the coding sequence ATGAATTCTATCGACATTGTTAAAGGTTCCGGCGTTCCTGTACGCGGCAACGACATCGACACTGACCGTATCATCCCGGCACGCTTCCTCAAGTGCGTCACGTTCGAAGGCCTCGGCGACAACGCCTTTGCCGACGATATCGCTGGCCTCGCCGCTCAGGGCAAGGTCCACCCCTTCCGCGATCCGGCCTACAAGAACGGCTCCATCCTCGTCTCGAACCAGAACTTCGGTTGCGGTTCCAGCCGCGAACACGCCCCGCAGGCCCTGAAGCGCTGGGGCATCCGCGCCATCATCGCCGAAAGCTACTCCGAAATCTTCTTCGGTAACTGCGTGGCCATTGGCGTTCCCTGCTACAAGGTAAGCCACGAAGTGGCTGACAAGATTCTCGCCTGGATCGAAGCCCACCCGAGCGAAGAACTCGTGACGAGCACCGAAAGCCGTACGCTCAAGATGGGTGACGAAACCATCGAGCTCACGCTTGCCGACGGCCCCCGCGGCCAGTTCCTCGACGGCTCCTGGCACGCACGCTCCGCCCTCATGGCCAACGCCGACAAGGTGCAGGAACTAGCCAAGAAGCTGCCGTATATGCAGTTTCTGAAGTGA
- a CDS encoding formate/nitrite transporter family protein, translated as MIKNLILSIYSGLCIGLGGTVYLSCDNKVLGSFLFGLGLFTILNFGFNLFTGKVGYFVKNKPCYWGFLGIVWLGNFIGTFLFARMIALTRYGAALQAKASALCLVKDGDSIASLLILGIFCGMLMFIAADGFKSIENQIGKVVVVFLPVMVFILSGFEHCIADMFYFSLAGDFSSLMLKSLLVITVGNSIGGGLIPLARR; from the coding sequence GTGATTAAAAATTTGATTCTGTCTATTTACTCTGGCCTTTGCATCGGCCTTGGCGGCACCGTCTACCTTTCTTGCGACAACAAGGTTCTAGGTTCGTTCCTTTTCGGCCTCGGGCTTTTTACCATCTTGAATTTCGGTTTTAACCTTTTCACTGGCAAGGTCGGCTATTTCGTCAAGAACAAGCCCTGCTATTGGGGGTTCCTCGGGATCGTCTGGCTCGGTAACTTTATCGGGACTTTCCTTTTTGCAAGAATGATTGCGCTCACGCGCTACGGAGCAGCCCTGCAGGCCAAGGCTAGCGCCCTCTGCCTCGTCAAAGACGGCGACAGCATTGCAAGCCTCCTCATACTGGGCATTTTCTGCGGCATGCTCATGTTCATTGCTGCCGACGGTTTCAAGAGCATCGAAAACCAGATCGGAAAAGTCGTCGTCGTTTTTCTCCCGGTCATGGTCTTTATCTTGAGCGGATTCGAACACTGCATCGCAGACATGTTCTATTTCTCGCTCGCCGGGGATTTTTCCTCTCTGATGCTTAAATCCCTGCTTGTAATTACCGTGGGAAACTCCATTGGCGGCGGACTTATTCCGCTGGCAAGACGGTAA
- a CDS encoding M23 family metallopeptidase encodes MQHKVLNDLYRQGGITFFAFPGENEIPLEPLQNLALALNAGARFLVIDFSGKNSLKGNAPISASDLIEKRLPQESLNELSSDTNSWTITGTRCFPQDDDQFRCLYHNLQQIKKSIAQIVAILPLEISDQEAYYAKLVSRLIVIGGESAHEASAYLEDLPHFNKSNLLWLFPQKPDKKKFYHAYRAVRRSHSFYKEIRQCDWKKDSEKFAKIIEYLHKFSILEKNPLDGSSKVFRTMFPLLLLFAIALPFFFVTKTEPGISNTRDRIHERDKLSIAPSFEYTFDGKENMQRISRYAIGRFNALITNDKMVQQYVKVTLEENGYPKNSWENNSKNIPPAGTVIKFSRPDFFEKSASDSIGAAWKYWTSIVSDSVAYLTEFYHAQGSSSFRQHNGIDVASRQGARILAPFAAKAWTARDERGGIVIGLVRKKDVVIFMHCDQLLYLDGQEVMAGDPIATVGLTGHTTGPHAHIVTGLIDRNGDKRIGNVRYKVIDPIKWFYMFKPTADAVRSRQ; translated from the coding sequence ATGCAGCACAAGGTCTTAAATGACCTGTACAGGCAGGGCGGAATCACCTTTTTTGCTTTTCCGGGCGAAAACGAGATTCCGCTTGAACCCTTGCAGAACCTTGCGCTGGCGCTAAACGCCGGCGCTCGTTTTTTGGTTATTGACTTTTCAGGAAAAAATAGCCTGAAAGGTAATGCGCCTATTTCGGCAAGCGACTTGATCGAAAAGAGACTTCCGCAAGAATCTCTCAACGAACTCAGCTCCGATACAAACAGCTGGACGATTACCGGAACCAGGTGCTTTCCGCAAGACGATGACCAATTCAGGTGCCTGTACCACAACCTGCAACAAATCAAGAAGTCGATTGCGCAAATCGTAGCCATTCTGCCGTTAGAAATTAGCGACCAGGAAGCGTATTACGCAAAGCTCGTTTCAAGGCTCATCGTTATTGGCGGCGAAAGCGCACACGAAGCGTCTGCCTACTTGGAAGACCTTCCCCACTTCAACAAGTCGAATCTGCTTTGGCTGTTCCCGCAAAAGCCCGACAAGAAGAAATTCTACCATGCCTACAGGGCCGTGCGCAGGAGCCATTCTTTCTACAAAGAAATCCGCCAATGCGACTGGAAAAAAGATTCTGAAAAATTCGCAAAAATTATCGAGTACTTGCACAAGTTCTCGATTCTGGAAAAGAACCCTCTGGACGGTTCTTCGAAAGTATTCAGGACAATGTTCCCGCTGCTGCTTCTGTTCGCGATTGCGCTCCCGTTCTTCTTTGTGACTAAAACAGAACCAGGCATTTCGAACACTCGCGACCGCATTCACGAACGCGACAAGCTTTCGATTGCGCCGTCGTTTGAATACACCTTTGACGGCAAAGAAAACATGCAGCGCATTTCGCGCTACGCTATCGGTCGATTCAACGCCTTGATTACAAATGACAAGATGGTGCAGCAGTATGTCAAGGTTACACTTGAAGAAAACGGCTACCCCAAAAATTCCTGGGAAAACAACAGCAAGAATATTCCGCCTGCAGGAACCGTCATCAAGTTCTCGCGTCCAGATTTCTTCGAAAAATCCGCATCGGATTCTATTGGCGCCGCCTGGAAATACTGGACATCGATTGTATCGGATAGCGTCGCCTACCTGACAGAATTTTACCACGCCCAAGGCTCCTCATCATTTAGGCAACATAACGGCATCGACGTGGCCAGCCGACAGGGCGCCCGCATACTCGCCCCGTTCGCAGCAAAAGCATGGACAGCACGCGACGAACGCGGCGGTATCGTGATTGGACTTGTTCGCAAAAAAGATGTCGTTATCTTTATGCATTGCGATCAGTTGCTATACCTTGATGGACAAGAAGTTATGGCAGGAGACCCCATTGCAACAGTCGGTCTCACGGGACACACCACCGGCCCGCACGCCCACATCGTTACTGGGCTCATCGACAGAAACGGTGACAAGCGAATCGGCAACGTTAGATACAAAGTAATCGATCCGATTAAGTGGTTCTACATGTTCAAGCCGACAGCCGATGCAGTAAGAAGCAGGCAATAA
- a CDS encoding iron-containing alcohol dehydrogenase family protein gives MRFCVPTDIYVEKNCVKNHAQNLLAVGKRAFIMTGHSSAKKNGSLNDVTAVLDAGHVPYQIFDQVEENPSTDTVGNAAKQASEFGADYIIGIGGGSAIDAAKAVALLLANPNILADNLHKAPEKPLGHVPVVAVPTTCGTGSEATPVSIITNHKIHLKKSIPHRIFPTLALVDGKYLASAKKTLIINTAVDALAHMVESILNVYSNAFNHMCPEYGLKLWGEFKEALLSDSPVDESLYEKLILTSTIAGMSIAHTSTSVPHGMSYDLTLHQGVPHGPAVGYFLAGYVKVCEKKVPEDVKRILDLLGLKSTADFTAMLEKLIGKCKVSREMRDQFAAAMKVNRSKLDLVPGGITPEEVDYIYEKSLVVE, from the coding sequence ATGCGTTTCTGCGTACCCACGGATATCTACGTTGAAAAAAATTGCGTGAAGAACCACGCACAAAACTTGCTTGCGGTTGGAAAGCGCGCGTTCATTATGACGGGACATTCCTCTGCTAAGAAGAATGGTTCCTTGAACGATGTTACAGCCGTTCTGGATGCAGGTCACGTGCCGTACCAGATTTTTGATCAGGTCGAAGAAAATCCGTCTACCGACACTGTGGGGAACGCCGCGAAACAAGCTAGCGAATTCGGGGCCGATTACATTATCGGTATCGGGGGCGGTTCCGCCATCGATGCAGCCAAAGCAGTCGCTTTGCTCCTTGCGAACCCGAATATACTCGCAGACAACTTGCACAAGGCACCCGAAAAACCACTCGGCCATGTGCCTGTCGTTGCCGTACCGACTACTTGCGGAACGGGTTCCGAGGCAACGCCAGTCTCCATCATCACGAACCACAAAATTCACTTGAAGAAGAGCATTCCGCACCGCATTTTCCCGACACTCGCGCTTGTCGACGGCAAATACCTTGCCTCGGCCAAGAAGACACTGATAATCAATACCGCGGTCGATGCCCTCGCCCACATGGTCGAAAGCATATTGAATGTCTATTCCAACGCGTTCAACCATATGTGTCCGGAATACGGCCTCAAACTTTGGGGAGAATTCAAGGAAGCGCTCCTTTCCGACTCCCCCGTCGACGAAAGCCTTTACGAAAAGCTCATACTCACCTCGACTATCGCGGGTATGTCCATCGCGCACACAAGTACTTCCGTACCGCACGGCATGAGCTATGATCTCACGCTGCATCAAGGTGTACCCCACGGCCCTGCCGTCGGCTACTTCCTCGCCGGCTATGTAAAAGTCTGCGAAAAAAAGGTTCCCGAAGACGTCAAGCGAATCTTGGACCTCCTGGGCCTCAAAAGCACCGCCGATTTCACCGCAATGCTTGAGAAGCTCATCGGCAAATGCAAGGTTTCTCGCGAAATGCGCGACCAGTTTGCCGCCGCCATGAAGGTGAATCGCTCCAAGCTAGACCTTGTGCCCGGCGGAATCACCCCCGAAGAAGTCGACTATATTTACGAGAAGTCCCTAGTCGTAGAATAG
- a CDS encoding L,D-transpeptidase family protein, with amino-acid sequence MLTSPIDNILVEKAKRQMHLRNGENVVKTYRISLGKNPIGAKVKSGDNKTSEGDYTIVLHNPKSRFHLSLRISYPNAEQIKAAKEGNYEPGGDIMIHGYPNKVPTFLFKFWHRWKDWTAGCIAVTNDEIEEIYDAVKDGTPITIKP; translated from the coding sequence ATGCTCACCTCACCTATCGACAACATTCTCGTAGAAAAGGCGAAGCGCCAAATGCACCTGCGCAACGGCGAGAACGTTGTCAAGACGTACAGAATTTCTTTGGGCAAGAATCCGATCGGAGCGAAGGTCAAATCCGGTGACAACAAGACATCCGAAGGCGACTACACCATCGTGCTTCACAACCCCAAGAGCAGATTTCATTTATCGCTCCGAATTTCGTACCCGAACGCAGAGCAAATCAAGGCCGCGAAAGAAGGTAACTACGAGCCCGGTGGCGACATCATGATCCACGGCTACCCGAACAAGGTTCCTACGTTTCTCTTTAAGTTCTGGCACAGGTGGAAGGACTGGACTGCCGGTTGTATCGCCGTCACCAACGACGAAATTGAAGAAATCTACGACGCCGTCAAGGACGGCACTCCAATAACCATCAAGCCTTAG
- a CDS encoding glycoside hydrolase family 5 protein codes for MNRKLLGFRLLASATALIMLASCSDDGSSGSNNAEEAIPVLPDDGLSNPGVSGGIADQPITEEDLKDDGTASVTTLTVNVSGVAELGLFAEGATVSLSAVDVKTMTLSGSPLSATVSSNLGAYKVSGDIGSAVASVEVKGKYLNYTQDESVTTSGIKALSDLRERTKLNVNILTRLEYDRVQYLVSEMGLSFTAAKTRAEKEVLAALGLKQDSTLFEDISLYDHTQAAANLLATSTIFLMDRTADEIDASLAAVAADIATDGTWDDPSLKATLGDIAYSINVSYANSVLSEKNGDVDIEYYNVWVDRFWAAQYGLGSCGKSNQNQVKPNANAASANASFQFICQDTMWSVATEAAIANLTATALFGECTSAGEGSMKANSEGQYFVCRKSAWRAASDDDLLNLKVAEAKGACDASKQGNIAQLESDYFICTSNFWQKTKNKPVDYSKGRAMNKRLGRGINFGNSWDSQGTDDCGWGNCIQDGWFKIAKDAGFNSIRLPVRWDNDASGSNVSSSRLAGVKADIELALAQGMVVIVDFHHHGISSKYSTSEKERFVGMWAQVAKELDKYGDDEVVLEILNEPHEITVDQINDLMTSAYEVIRKNAPGKTIMFEAGGYAKFAQIPRLKLPEDGNIIVSGHYYEPYTFTHQGHGYDANDKASFSAATIDNDFKSYAEDIAQTFPDINGGSVPMNMGEFGVSSTNGGSSVSEENRAKWTDEVIGAAEKYGMSWQYWGFAGVGGFEAYDKGAGQWYPELLKVFNKYLSK; via the coding sequence ATGAATAGGAAATTATTAGGATTTCGCCTTCTGGCGTCTGCAACGGCTTTAATCATGCTGGCATCGTGTTCCGATGACGGCTCTTCCGGCTCTAATAATGCGGAAGAAGCAATCCCGGTTTTGCCTGATGACGGCTTGTCTAATCCGGGCGTTTCCGGCGGTATTGCCGACCAGCCGATTACCGAAGAAGATTTGAAGGACGATGGTACCGCTTCTGTGACGACCCTCACAGTCAATGTTTCTGGTGTTGCTGAACTCGGCCTTTTTGCTGAAGGGGCTACGGTTTCCTTGAGCGCCGTTGATGTCAAGACGATGACCTTGTCGGGCTCTCCCTTGAGTGCGACGGTCTCTTCCAATTTGGGCGCCTACAAGGTGTCCGGCGATATCGGCTCTGCCGTGGCAAGTGTCGAAGTCAAGGGCAAATACCTGAATTACACTCAGGACGAATCCGTTACAACTTCTGGTATCAAGGCCCTGTCGGACCTTCGCGAACGTACCAAGCTCAATGTGAACATTTTGACGCGTCTGGAATATGACCGCGTGCAGTACTTGGTCTCAGAAATGGGGCTCAGCTTTACGGCGGCCAAGACCCGCGCCGAAAAAGAAGTGCTTGCGGCCCTTGGCTTAAAGCAAGATTCGACCTTGTTCGAAGACATCTCGCTTTATGACCACACTCAAGCTGCTGCCAACCTGCTGGCTACCTCGACCATTTTCCTGATGGATCGCACCGCAGACGAAATTGACGCCTCTTTGGCTGCCGTTGCCGCAGACATTGCTACGGATGGTACCTGGGACGATCCTTCGTTGAAGGCGACTTTGGGCGATATTGCCTATTCCATTAATGTGTCGTATGCGAACTCGGTCCTTTCTGAAAAGAATGGCGATGTCGATATTGAATATTACAATGTCTGGGTAGACCGTTTTTGGGCTGCTCAATATGGTCTTGGCTCTTGCGGAAAGAGTAACCAGAACCAGGTTAAGCCCAATGCAAATGCGGCAAGTGCAAATGCCTCGTTCCAGTTTATTTGCCAAGATACCATGTGGTCTGTCGCGACAGAAGCGGCGATTGCAAACTTGACTGCGACGGCTCTTTTTGGAGAATGCACTAGCGCTGGCGAAGGTTCAATGAAAGCCAATTCCGAAGGACAGTATTTCGTGTGCAGAAAATCGGCTTGGAGGGCCGCATCCGATGATGATCTTCTCAATTTGAAGGTTGCCGAAGCGAAGGGTGCATGCGATGCTTCCAAGCAGGGAAACATTGCGCAGTTGGAATCGGATTATTTCATCTGCACCTCGAATTTCTGGCAAAAGACCAAGAATAAGCCTGTGGATTACTCGAAGGGCCGTGCCATGAACAAGCGCCTTGGTCGCGGTATCAATTTTGGTAATTCTTGGGATTCCCAGGGAACAGACGACTGTGGCTGGGGCAACTGTATTCAAGACGGTTGGTTCAAGATTGCAAAAGACGCTGGCTTCAATTCGATTCGTCTCCCGGTTCGCTGGGATAATGACGCCTCCGGCAGCAACGTGAGCAGCAGCAGGCTTGCAGGCGTGAAGGCCGACATTGAACTCGCTCTGGCTCAGGGAATGGTCGTGATTGTGGACTTCCATCACCATGGAATCTCTTCGAAGTATAGCACCAGCGAAAAGGAAAGATTCGTGGGCATGTGGGCTCAGGTCGCTAAGGAATTGGATAAATACGGAGACGATGAAGTTGTCCTTGAAATTTTGAATGAACCTCACGAAATTACAGTGGACCAGATAAATGATTTGATGACTTCTGCCTACGAAGTAATCCGTAAGAATGCTCCGGGTAAAACCATTATGTTCGAGGCCGGTGGGTACGCCAAGTTTGCTCAGATTCCGAGACTGAAACTCCCTGAAGACGGAAATATCATTGTGTCGGGACATTATTACGAGCCTTATACCTTTACCCACCAGGGCCATGGTTACGATGCCAATGACAAGGCTTCGTTCTCGGCTGCGACGATTGACAATGACTTCAAGAGCTATGCCGAAGACATTGCGCAGACATTCCCCGATATCAATGGTGGTAGCGTTCCGATGAACATGGGTGAATTCGGCGTCTCTTCGACCAACGGCGGAAGCAGCGTGTCTGAAGAAAACCGTGCCAAGTGGACAGACGAAGTCATTGGTGCTGCCGAAAAGTACGGTATGTCTTGGCAGTACTGGGGATTTGCTGGTGTAGGCGGCTTTGAAGCCTACGACAAGGGCGCTGGCCAGTGGTATCCGGAACTCCTAAAGGTGTTCAACAAGTACCTTTCCAAATAG
- a CDS encoding PH domain-containing protein, producing the protein MDNELTLLIGKGEKILYAGKPDKRCFIFECIFNPLLPFAALWGVFDMFFIGAAFSSDQADKAAFFIIPFMALHMMPVWLYLGGALLSFRRYRNTAYIVTDKGIYASGGIFARTYKSKPFAELSHVDLHRGVFDQWFGVGDIITTSAQANPATMNGRRTSANAGISIDSIANYAEVYKLVKQLQEDIYTDVMYPNDLRPSENHGYKSKYMR; encoded by the coding sequence ATGGACAACGAACTGACGCTTTTGATAGGGAAGGGGGAAAAGATCCTTTATGCCGGTAAGCCGGACAAAAGGTGTTTCATTTTCGAATGTATCTTCAATCCGTTGCTTCCGTTTGCAGCTTTGTGGGGCGTTTTTGACATGTTTTTTATTGGGGCTGCGTTTTCGTCTGACCAAGCGGACAAGGCTGCTTTCTTTATCATCCCGTTCATGGCGCTGCACATGATGCCGGTTTGGCTTTACTTGGGCGGGGCGCTGCTCTCGTTCAGGCGGTACCGCAATACGGCCTATATCGTTACTGACAAGGGAATCTATGCGTCCGGCGGTATCTTTGCGAGGACTTATAAGTCAAAGCCTTTCGCGGAACTATCGCATGTGGATTTGCATCGCGGCGTTTTCGACCAGTGGTTTGGCGTGGGCGACATCATTACGACCTCTGCGCAGGCGAATCCTGCCACGATGAACGGGCGTAGGACTTCTGCCAACGCGGGCATTTCCATTGACAGTATCGCCAATTACGCGGAAGTGTACAAGCTCGTGAAACAGCTGCAAGAAGACATCTACACCGACGTGATGTATCCCAATGATTTGCGTCCTTCAGAAAATCACGGGTATAAGTCGAAGTATATGCGCTAA
- a CDS encoding mobile mystery protein A has product MNQRLILLRALAHKTGNLAQLRDAQPPKQGWISAVRRALGMTAKQLAERVGLSQPRIAKMELNENNLKISTMKKIAEGLDCDFVYGFIPKSSLQETIKRQARKKAEAILSSVNTNMALENQLADDPHILTDMADEMIAKNIRRIWDK; this is encoded by the coding sequence ATGAACCAAAGGCTGATTTTGCTCAGGGCTCTTGCCCATAAGACGGGAAACCTTGCCCAGCTTCGCGACGCCCAACCTCCCAAGCAGGGGTGGATTTCCGCCGTTCGTCGGGCTCTCGGAATGACCGCAAAGCAACTTGCGGAACGCGTCGGGCTTTCTCAGCCGCGCATCGCCAAGATGGAACTCAACGAAAACAACCTCAAGATTTCGACCATGAAAAAAATCGCGGAAGGCCTTGACTGCGATTTCGTTTACGGTTTTATCCCCAAGAGCAGCCTGCAGGAGACGATTAAACGACAGGCCCGTAAAAAAGCCGAAGCAATCCTGTCGAGCGTCAACACGAACATGGCATTGGAAAATCAACTTGCCGACGATCCGCATATCCTGACGGACATGGCCGATGAGATGATAGCCAAGAACATAAGGCGCATTTGGGATAAGTAA
- a CDS encoding superoxide dismutase encodes MIQQSNGKFEMPALPYAAGDLAPVLSQETIEFHYGKHLQTYLNNLNAALPGSAFEGKTVEEIVKMAEGGVFNNAGQFLNHYMYFMQFKAPSAGNIPTGKIADAIARDFSSFEKFQEEFQAKGAGLFGSGWVWLSADASGKLVITQEGNAQNPLTKGLKPLLTFDVWEHAYYIDYRNRRPDYLKGLWQIVDWDVVNNRLG; translated from the coding sequence ATGATTCAACAATCAAACGGAAAATTTGAAATGCCGGCACTCCCGTACGCAGCGGGGGACTTGGCTCCGGTTCTCAGCCAGGAAACCATCGAATTTCACTATGGTAAGCACCTGCAGACTTACCTCAACAACCTGAACGCCGCCCTTCCGGGTAGCGCTTTCGAAGGCAAGACTGTCGAAGAAATCGTCAAAATGGCCGAAGGCGGCGTGTTCAATAACGCAGGCCAGTTCCTGAACCATTACATGTATTTCATGCAGTTCAAGGCTCCGTCTGCAGGCAACATTCCGACGGGCAAGATTGCTGACGCCATCGCTCGCGATTTTAGCTCCTTCGAAAAGTTCCAGGAAGAATTCCAGGCGAAGGGCGCAGGCCTCTTTGGTTCCGGCTGGGTATGGCTCTCTGCCGATGCTTCGGGCAAGCTGGTCATCACGCAAGAAGGCAACGCCCAGAACCCGCTCACTAAGGGTCTCAAACCGTTGCTGACCTTCGACGTGTGGGAACATGCCTACTACATCGACTACCGCAACCGTCGTCCGGACTACCTCAAGGGTCTGTGGCAAATTGTGGACTGGGACGTGGTCAACAACCGTCTCGGCTAA
- a CDS encoding mobile mystery protein B: MADIFTSDDNSTPLTPEEREGLKPKWITLRRELNDFETRNILDAEMWLATHKQRDVLNDTFLMKLHKRMFGQVWKWAGEYRTTERNIGVAPYQIPVKLKTLFDDVKFWMENHTFPNLEIAVRLHHRLVLIHPFPNGNGRISRLMADLLMQQLGEPRLYWGDASLNDITDLRKKYIDALHATDSGDYTELIKFVTT; this comes from the coding sequence ATGGCCGATATATTTACATCAGACGACAATTCTACGCCCCTTACGCCAGAAGAACGCGAAGGGTTAAAGCCCAAGTGGATAACACTTAGGCGCGAACTCAACGACTTCGAAACGCGCAATATTTTGGATGCTGAAATGTGGCTCGCAACTCACAAGCAACGAGATGTTCTGAACGATACATTCCTTATGAAATTGCACAAACGGATGTTCGGTCAAGTGTGGAAATGGGCCGGTGAATACCGAACGACGGAAAGAAACATTGGGGTCGCGCCATACCAAATTCCCGTCAAATTGAAGACGTTGTTCGATGATGTGAAATTCTGGATGGAGAACCATACATTCCCCAACTTGGAAATAGCCGTCCGGCTTCACCACAGGCTTGTTTTAATCCACCCGTTCCCTAACGGCAATGGTAGAATTTCGCGACTGATGGCGGACCTGCTTATGCAGCAACTTGGCGAGCCGCGGCTCTACTGGGGTGATGCCAGCTTGAACGACATTACGGATTTACGGAAGAAGTATATTGACGCGCTTCATGCCACCGATTCCGGGGATTATACAGAACTGATTAAGTTCGTGACAACATAA
- the leuC gene encoding 3-isopropylmalate dehydratase large subunit, producing MGKSLYQKIFESHTVAKLPSGQCQLFIGLHLCHEVTSPQAFAQLREEGQKVLFPERTFATVDHIIPTTFPERNRPLKDGISEEMFSHIENNTKNNGIKFFGPATAEQGVIHIVGPEEGVTQPGMTVACGDSHTATHGAFGAIAFGIGTSQVADVLATQTLAMSPLKTRRIKFTGKLKPGVTAKDVALAYIAKLGVNGGVGYAYEFAGPVIEEMGMEGRMTVCNMAIEGGARVGYCNPDEKTFEYLKGRPYAPKADKWDEAVAYWKSVATDADAQFDDEVEINCDNLEPMVTWGITPAQAIPLNGNMPKISEFEGSEKKVISEAYEYMGWEEGSKMIGRPIDIAFVGSCTNGRLSDLQAAAEIIKGHKVAPTVKMWVVPGSMKIKVEAEALGLDKIFKEAGAEWREAGCSLCLAMNPDKLKGRQVSASSSNRNFKGRQGSPSGRTILMSPAMVAAAAIEGCVTDVRKYIK from the coding sequence ATGGGAAAATCACTCTATCAGAAGATTTTTGAAAGCCACACGGTAGCAAAGCTCCCGAGCGGCCAGTGCCAGCTCTTTATCGGGCTCCACCTCTGCCACGAAGTCACGAGCCCGCAGGCTTTTGCGCAGCTCCGCGAAGAAGGCCAGAAGGTGCTGTTCCCGGAACGCACTTTCGCCACGGTGGACCACATCATTCCGACCACGTTCCCGGAACGCAACCGCCCGCTCAAGGACGGCATTTCCGAAGAGATGTTCTCCCATATCGAAAACAACACCAAGAACAACGGCATCAAGTTCTTTGGCCCCGCTACCGCCGAACAGGGCGTTATCCACATCGTGGGCCCGGAAGAAGGCGTGACCCAGCCGGGCATGACCGTCGCTTGCGGTGACTCTCACACGGCAACGCACGGTGCCTTCGGTGCTATCGCATTCGGCATCGGCACCAGCCAGGTGGCAGACGTTCTCGCTACTCAGACGCTCGCCATGAGCCCGCTCAAGACTCGCCGCATCAAGTTCACCGGCAAGCTGAAGCCGGGTGTGACCGCCAAGGACGTAGCACTTGCCTACATCGCAAAGCTCGGCGTGAACGGTGGCGTTGGCTACGCTTACGAATTTGCCGGTCCGGTCATCGAAGAAATGGGCATGGAAGGCCGTATGACGGTCTGCAACATGGCTATCGAAGGCGGCGCCCGCGTCGGTTACTGCAACCCCGACGAAAAGACTTTCGAATACCTCAAGGGCCGTCCGTACGCCCCGAAGGCTGACAAGTGGGACGAAGCCGTTGCTTACTGGAAGTCTGTGGCTACCGACGCCGACGCCCAGTTTGACGACGAAGTCGAAATCAACTGCGACAACCTCGAACCGATGGTCACCTGGGGTATCACTCCGGCCCAGGCCATCCCGCTCAACGGCAACATGCCGAAGATTAGCGAATTCGAAGGCAGCGAAAAGAAGGTCATCTCCGAAGCCTACGAATACATGGGCTGGGAAGAAGGTTCCAAGATGATTGGCCGCCCCATCGACATCGCGTTCGTGGGTAGCTGCACCAACGGCCGCCTCAGCGACTTGCAGGCCGCCGCCGAAATCATCAAGGGCCACAAGGTCGCCCCGACCGTGAAGATGTGGGTCGTTCCTGGTTCCATGAAGATCAAGGTGGAAGCCGAAGCACTCGGTCTCGACAAGATCTTTAAGGAAGCCGGTGCCGAATGGCGCGAAGCGGGCTGCTCGCTCTGCCTCGCCATGAACCCGGACAAGCTCAAGGGCCGCCAGGTGAGCGCAAGCTCCAGCAACCGTAACTTCAAGGGCCGTCAGGGCAGCCCCTCGGGCCGCACCATCCTCATGAGCCCCGCCATGGTGGCCGCCGCCGCCATCGAAGGCTGTGTCACCGACGTCCGCAAGTACATCAAGTAA